The sequence CTGTCCACCCGGTGCTTCTCGCTCAATCATGACGGTGCTGAGCCCTTCAGATGCGCCATAAACAGCGGCAGCGAGTCCTGCTGGACCTCCACCAATAATTGCCAGGTCATAGAAAGGACGTTCTGCCTGGGTTCGCAGCCCAATTTTTTCGGCGATCGCTAAATTCGAGGGCTGAACCAATCGGGAGCCGTCGGGAAAGAGCACCAGCGGCAACTGTTGCCTACCATCGGCTTCGGCATATTCCACCAGTTTGAGGGCTTCGGCTTCCAGTTCAACATCCAACCATTGATAGGGAATTTGGTTTCGTGCCAAGAAGTCTTTCGTCTGATGCGAGAGGGGCGACCAGCGATTGCCAATCACACGGATGCCTTCAAAGGGAGGACGAAACGCTGCCAGCCAATCATCCAGCAAATCATCTAACACTGGATAAAGCCGTTCTTCAGGAGGGTCCCAGGGTTTGAGCAGGTAATAGTCAATGCGGGTGTTGTTAATAGCACGAATGGCAGCATCAGTATCGGCATAGGCAGTGAGCAGTGCCCGTTTCGCATTGGGGTAGAGGTCGAGCGCTTGTTCCAGAAATTCCACACCGTTCATTTGCGGCATCCGTTGATCTACTAGAAACAGCGCCACAAATTCATTTCGCAGCTTCAACTGTTCTAATGCCTCTAAAGCTGCCTGCCCGGAGTCAGCGCGAACGATGCGAAAGCGATCTCCATACTGATGCCGTAAGTCTCGTGATATTGCTTGCAACACATCTGGATCATCATCAACGGTCAAAACTACTGGCTTTGCCATCGCTAAAACTTCCTGCGATTAATTTGTTTTCGTTTTACTTCAACACTAATCTCTGAACGACAACAAAAGCGATCGAACGTCGATCGACTTGAACGTGATGCAAAAACTATCACTTATTGAGCTGTTTCAGCAATAAATTTCAGAAATGCATAAGCTTCTGCTGGAGAGTAGCGAAACCGTTTACCCTGATATTCAATAATGTATGTTCCCAAAATTTCACCACAGGCTGTACAGGTAAGGGCTTTCGACTTCAAAGTATCCACACTGAGCTGTAGAACTTGAGCTTTTAACCACGAATCAAAGGCAGCTTCAATTGGTGAATCAGAAGTTGATAACGTCATTGCAAGCCCTCCGTGAACGCAGTTCTACAGCTATTCTATAAGCTGATCATCTGAAGCGATCGTTATTTGTTGGGAAGACATTGATTGTGGTGAGGCGATCACCAAGTTTAAACGGGCAGTTGCCATTGCTTTGCTCAGTTACTCATTCGGTTGCTTTGCCCTATCAGTAAGGCATTCATAGAATGTGCTCCTTGAATATCAACATGACTAAAATCAGCAGCCAAATTTTGATTGTTGAATGAGCAAAGCAAATCTGAAGATCTCTCCCTGACAAGGATGACGAACTCATCAACCTCATTGATGTGGATGTAGAGATTGGTTCTCGCTAAGATGATTAACTGAAATATCCTGTTTTCATGCAGCGTTTAGTTAGCAGAGTCTGGAGGAAGAATGGTCAGCCCGTATTGGGGAGCCAGAGCGATCGTCTTTTGGATATCTGCGTCTGTGACAGGGGGTGGCGGTGCAGTGGGATCATCAGCCGGAGTGCCAATTTCCATAAAAAAATGCTCTAGCCCAGCAGGTGTTACCCAGCACAACATGGTAGCAGGTTGGTCACTGGGGTTAATAAACAGATGACGCTGCCCTCTGGGAGAGTAGATGAAGGTTCCAGGCGTTGCCAGCAGGGTTTCTCCATCAATTTGAAACTGAATTTCTCCCGACTGAATGAAGAAGGATTCATCTTCGCGACTATGGATGTGGGGTGGTGAGCCAGTTTGAGGATAAACAACTATTTCCATCAGCGAATAGGCTCCATTTGTATCCTGGCTGACAGTTTTAAAGGTATAGAGGTCACCCAGTACCCAGTAAGATCTTCCCTGGTCAGGCTGTAACAAAAGACCGTTTTGATTCACGCTCTGATTCGTTTGAGCTGTAGACATGACCATTTCTCCATGATGTGAGGTTTACTGAATCTGAGTTGATTCGCGATCCATTGAGTGTGCTATTGCGGAGAAACTTGAACCTAGAAGGATGAACATTTCTTCCAACAGCACGTTGTTCTTTTTAATCTGAAATTCCATGCTCGTCTATTCAATCCCAGTATTAGGGATGTAAGAGAGTTATACCAGGGATGATTGACATTTTTAGCTTGGAATTTAAGCGATCGAGAATCTGTAATCAGGTCAGTGGTAACTGACTAATCTTAATGGATTATATCTAGGTGTACAGTTAAGATAATTATTTGAAAACTACTGTATGAAAAAACACAATATTAATTTTGGGGATTCATTTGAAAATCAAAGGTGATCCAAATTGCTCGAAGCGAATTGCCTGCATGATCCAAAGTTCCGATTGCAAAGGGTATGTGGAAAGTCTACTCGCTCTTACAAAACCCTAAAGCTTGATTTCTCAGTACTCAAAAAGACTCAATTGCCAAGTCTAAAATGTGTTTTAAGGGGATCAATCGCCGATCGCACGTTTGATTGCTAATGTTTAACCAGAAACACCGTTCTGAAAATTGTGACTAACTTCTGCTATGGCTGACTGACTGACATTCGGAGAAGCTTCTGGTACCAATGGAGACGGTGGGGCGGGTGGATCAGTTTTGTGACTGAGGAAGTGAGCTTCCAAACTTTTGATCACCACATACAGCACCGGCACGACCAGCAAACTCAGAAACGTGGCGACGAGCAAACCACCAAAAATGGCAGTTCCCAACGAGTGACGCGCATTCGCACCTGCTCCTGAAGCTGTTACAAGCGGAAAGAAACCGACCAGTGCCGCAAAGGCAGTCATCAGAATGGGTCGAAAGCGTTCTTCTGCTGCTGTGATGGCTGCTTTAACGATCGTGCTGCCCCGTTCTCGCGCCTGATTGGCAAATTCCACAATCAAAATAGCGTTTTTACTGGCAAGACCGATCAACATGACCAGAGCAATGTTGCAATACACATCATTAGACAACGTAGGCTCAACAAACCGTCGCAAGGCGATCGCACTCAGGGCACCCAAAATTGCTAACGGCACCGTCAAGAGAATGATGATTGGATCGATATAGCTTTCGTACTGCGCGGACAGCACCAGAAACACCATGACGATGCCAAACA is a genomic window of Trichocoleus sp. containing:
- a CDS encoding cupin domain-containing protein → MSTAQTNQSVNQNGLLLQPDQGRSYWVLGDLYTFKTVSQDTNGAYSLMEIVVYPQTGSPPHIHSREDESFFIQSGEIQFQIDGETLLATPGTFIYSPRGQRHLFINPSDQPATMLCWVTPAGLEHFFMEIGTPADDPTAPPPPVTDADIQKTIALAPQYGLTILPPDSAN